The following proteins are encoded in a genomic region of Lytechinus variegatus isolate NC3 chromosome 7, Lvar_3.0, whole genome shotgun sequence:
- the LOC121418028 gene encoding testis-specific serine/threonine-protein kinase 1-like, which yields MQSSVKAIGLKIRTMGKNQTSQSARIRTPEQAHLNNAVNDGTVMLSHGYCLAHKLGSGSYSKVRMAVHKTTRKRVAVKIIDRRRAPRDYQDHFLPRELAVIRQLQHPNVLRTYEWFEQNQKVYMVLELAESGDVLEYIRTVTKGAVPEVLARKWSLQTGRALLYMHEMDVAHRDVKCENLLLDRCNNIKLTDFGFVRSVGKGSLSKTFCGSAAYAAPEIIRSVPYCPFKSDVWAFGVVIYILVVGCMPFGDDVKNIKKILHQQYSGAHFNASNSTNVRDECRDLIRSMLTISTKTRLTLGEVMESEWLNQVQIS from the coding sequence ATGCAGAGTTCAGTAAAAGCCATCGGTTTAAAAATCCGAACGATGGGTAAAAATCAAACATCCCAATCGGCAAGAATCAGAACACCAGAGCAAGCCCATTTGAATAATGCTGTTAACGATGGAACAGTGATGCTAAGTCATGGATACTGTTTGGCACACAAACTCGGTTCTGGTAGTTATTCCAAGGTACGGATGGCCGTGCACAAGACGACCCGAAAGCGTGTTGCTGTCAAGATCATTGATAGAAGACGAGCACCTAGAGATTACCAGGATCACTTTCTCCCAAGAGAATTAGCCGTCATTCGTCAGCTTCAGCATCCAAATGTTCTGCGCACCTATGAGTGGTTTGAACAGAATCAAAAGGTCTACATGGTTTTAGAATTAGCAGAATCTGGTGATGTATTGGAGTATATACGTACTGTTACCAAGGGTGCAGTCCCAGAGGTCCTTGCAAGAAAGTGGTCCCTTCAAACTGGACGAGCTCTTCTTTACATGCATGAGATGGATGTGGCACACCGCGATGTAAAGTGTGAAAACCTGTTACTCGATCGCTGTAACAACATCAAACTAACTGACTTTGGCTTCGTAAGATCAGTCGGGAAGGGTAGTCTCAGTAAGACCTTCTGTGGATCTGCTGCATATGCTGCTCCAGAGATCATCCGTTCTGTGCCTTACTGTCCTTTCAAGAGTGACGTGTGGGCTTTTGGAGTGGTCATCTACATCCTGGTTGTTGGTTGCATGCCGTTTGGTGATGACGTCAAGAACATCAAGAAGATCCTTCATCAGCAATACTCAGGTGCTCATTTCAACGCCAGTAATAGCACTAATGTCAGAGACGAATGTCGGGACCTGATTAGAAGCATGTTGACCATATCTACGAAGACTAGGTTGACACTAGGAGAGGTGATGGAGAGCGAGTGGCTTAATCAAGTTCAGATTTCTTAA
- the LOC121419448 gene encoding testis-specific serine/threonine-protein kinase 1-like has translation METKPPATDSGKFMAGTTSVRRVINEEVMLNKKGYTLGLMLGEGSYAAVYSCQLSNNRGKCAIKIINRKKAPKDFLEKFLPREIKILSKVQHRNIVKCFEIFDTGNKVYMVLELAGHGDMLEYIKLRRSLTEEKARSFFRQMVDGVAYLHSLNVVHRDLKCENILLDAANTIKISDFGFARFMEPQDLSKTYCGSAAYAAPEILKGNMYNGKAYDVWSLGIILYIMVCGTMPFDDSNIKRMIKDQMDQRLCFTKKKELTLLFKDVILAVLQPAAERRLV, from the exons ATGGAAACAAAGCCTCCGGCGACGGACAGTGGCAAATTCATGGCTGGCACAACATCGGTTCGGAGAGTTATAAATGAAGAAGTCATGTTAAACAAAAAAGGGTATACTCTTGGATTAATGTTAGGTGAGGGGTCATATGCTGCCGTCTACTCATGCCAACTGAGCAACAATAGAGGAAAGTGCGCCATTAAAATTATCAACAGGAAGAAGGCTCCaaaagattttcttgaaaaatttcTTCCACgagaaatcaaaattttgagtAAAGTACAGCACAGAAATATCGtcaaatgttttgaaatatttgatactGGGAATAAG GTCTATATGGTGCTTGAGTTGGCCGGACATGGTGATATGTTAGAATACATCAAGCTCAGACGATCCTTAACCGAAGAAAAGGCGCGCTCATTTTTTCGTCAAATGGTGGATGGAGTTGCTTATCTGCATAGCTTAAATGTAGTGCACAG GGATTTGAAATGTGAAAACATTTTGCTGGATGCAGCGAACACCATTAAAATATCTGACTTTGGTTTCGCACGCTTCATGGAGCCGCAAGATCTCAGCAAGACGTACTGTGGCAGTGCAGCTTATGCTGCTCCAGAAATATTAAAAGGAAACATGTATAATG GTAAGGCATACGACGTATGGAGTTTGGGAATTATTCTGTACATCATGGTATGCGGGACAATGCCTTTTGATGATTCTAATATCAAACGGATGATTAAAGACCAAATGGATCAGAGACTTTGCTTCACGAAAAAGAAAGAACTTACCTTACTCTTTAAAGATGTCATTCTGGCTGTTCTCCAACCTGCTGCAGAAAGGAGGTTAGTTTGA
- the LOC121419379 gene encoding WD repeat-containing protein 64-like produces MTSKAPEKASGGLPRPYTTNTFRQKLEQFEELIARLTQQDSEASAEERRQAINENLRFDTFCDSIQALFGPDIRSSDLKSIFRKISNNPDAKVDWSEIFGYFHSTTDEPEPMLNEDISVFTVSKKQRVGEAAGDKKRRDVIHAATSVPQVDVYLAASQKGVISVWNCKTLRLQACCDVNETCWVTGVDYLPSLRRIACCTERSICVWDHRAKGKNQSIFCIKPTDNSVQCLAWVPHAQNLHEDSLVFGDDQGSISLLTIAAKDLNTKHAKVDKRNQNLIIEPATLTYPIVKRKFHDNWVLKIKYFPELRCFASCSPSSNTSFVLESVDRITDNQPFKSISIPKGVNSFAFCSRANIIATGGNDKIVRIWHPHIFSRPTGKMIGHLFTIIDVAVNEKDQHVISLSTARVFRIWDIHTLTSLQVFTDNEDRPGEKRIHCMVFDEKHERLMTGSSVLDVWPLTRTVQDTMQVPHTHDRPISHVLCNDELNQVVSVCTESVIKVWELESGKAVYHVTGSHGPNTEVTALAIDTTGYRLASGAIDGSIKVWDFGSGQEIRSWVYWSENEKEEDVSIASMLYCEVQKFDDPKPHRCLAVLGWNNKLKLLEDPADHGDLVLFAEFSGYTQLPDSLVLPTSPNPSSGSSSARGGGSVSPFNKSAPLPSIGQSVAQVTNMAREDDILQYYDMTCTAFMNPDVLATGCSNGNILLWDVSRGAVDNIFEMPPLAPGPEDENRLKSPNPHKVYMMMFLIHRTRRPDPAFIKKLTVRQEGPSTPGTDLEGIKEGDEDSDASSFTQKEKVEDEEGMEEDTRSPRDGETEDMDTAIQDGEKEEEKMEDDDEMERLGSKPESEQDPNAKMLVTEYDPILVSVHADSFIRFWTMEGEVVRMLSPMTKRQGSAVTSICSDQDCNMIITGDMKGYITMWNVAALLEDPLTDDHGAVQQLISWRAHLSKIVSLIYVDRMKIIISGSTDGSVRVWYGDAPQRSHFMGFFGQHRPWNYPSAESSSEPVLPYDIAERPLLPPKRENEKKKQNTQSYEYPLIFDSDKWKPFRRSAYQQTRNKKMEPEDKKFFEALQKPHFYNDHLKSFKTGEMSLGAVFRALPVYRVSTPERLETPAMEYSKSALANDSYLYGPPPPRNNRAPSPIKEVSTKPSKGQSQKKGTVSPIRSPLPSPRRRTTDKTPR; encoded by the exons ATGACATCCAAGGCGCCTGAGAAAGCATCTGGTGGTCTCCCGAGACCATATACCACGAATACTTTTCGACAAAAGTTGGAGCAATTTGAAGAACTAATTGCCCGTCTCACCCAGCAGGACAGCGAGGCAAGCGCGGAGGAGCGTCGGCAGGCAATCAATG AAAACCTGAGGTTTGACACGTTCTGTGATTCGATCCAAGCTTTATTTGGACCAGACATCCGAAGCAGCgatctcaaatcaattttcagaaaaatcagCAACAATCCAGATGCTAAGGTTGATTGGagtgag ATTTTTGGATACTTTCATTCTACGACTGATGAACCTGAGCCGATGCTAAATGAAGACATCAGTGTTTTTACCGTCTCAAAGAAACAAAGAGTTGGAGAGGCTGCAG gTGACAAGAAGAGAAGAGATGTGATTCATGCTGCAACAAGTGTGCCTCAGGTAGATGTGTATTTAGCAGCATCTCAGAAAGGGGTTATATCAGTATGGAACTGTAAG ACACTGAGATTACAAGCATGCTGTGATGTCAAT GAGACGTGCTGGGTGACAGGAGTAGACTATTTGCCAAGTTTGCGTAGGATTGCTTGCTGTACAGAACGTAGTATTTGTGTTTGGGATCATAGAGCTAAAGGAAAGAACCAG AGTATCTTTTGCATCAAGCCCACTGACAACTCTGTCCAATGTCTTGCCTGGGTTCCTCATGCCCAAAACCTTCATGAGGATAGTTTAGTGTTTGGTGATGATCAGGGTTCTATTAGTCTACTTACAATAGCTGCTAAAGATCTTAATACTAAGCATGCTAAGGTAGATAAACGCAACCAGAATCTCATCATTGAACCAGCTACTCTCACATA TCCGATTGTGAAAAGGAAGTTCCATGACAACTGGGTGCTGAAGATCAAATACTTTCCTGAGTTAAGATGTTTTGCATCCTGTTCACCAAGCAGTAATACTTCATTTGTTCTTGAGTCAGTTGATAGAATCACTGATAATCA ACCATTCAAGTCCATTAGTATCCCGAAGGGAGTCAACTCTTTTGCCTTCTGTTCAAGAGCCAACATCATAGCAACTGGAGGCAATGATAAGATTGTCCGTATCTGGCATCCTCATATCTTCTCAAGACCAACGGGGAAgatgattggtcatctctttaCTATCATTGATGTAGCAGTCAATGAGAAGGACCAACATGTAATTAGTTTATCAACAGCTAGG GTATTCAGAATATGGGATATTCACACGCTGACAAGCTTACAGGTGTTTACTGACAATGAAGACAGACCGGGTGAAAAGAGGATTCATTGTATGGTATTTGATGAGAAACATGAGAGACTCATGACAG GGTCTAGTGTGTTGGATGTATGGCCTTTAACAAGAACAGTACAGGATACCATGCAAGTACCTCATACTCATGATAGACCAATCAGTCATGTACTATGTAATGATGAACTCAATCAGGTGGTCTCTGTTTGTACGGAATCTGTTATCAAG GTTTGGGAACTAGAATCTGGTAAAGCTGTCTATCATGTGACTGGGTCACATGGTCCAAATACAGAGGTCACTGCCCTTGCCATTGATACAACTGGATATAGACTGGCATCTGGTGCAATAGATG GTTCAATCAAAGTATGGGACTTTGGAAGCGGTCAAGAAATCCGTTCCTGGGTCTACTGGTCAGAGAATGAGAAAGAAGAGGATGTATCTATTGCTTCAATGCTTTACTGTGAAGTACAAAAGTTTGATGACCCCAAACCACATCGATGCTTAGCTGTGCTTGGTTGGAATAACAAACTCAAACTTTTAGAG GACCCTGCTGATCATGGTGACTTGGTCCTGTTTGCTGAGTTCTCAGGCTACACCCAGTTACCTGATAGTCTAGTCCTACCAACTAGTCCTAATCCTAGCAGTGGAAGTAGCAGTGCTAGGGGTGGTGGAAGTGTGAGTCCCTTCAACAAGTCAGCTCCACTTCCATCCATTGGTCAAAGTGTTGCACAGGTCACAAACATGGCTCGGGAG GATGACATTCTTCAGTATTATGATATGACATGTACGGCCTTCATGAATCCAGATGTACTTGCTACAGGATGTTCTAATGGTAACATTCTTCTATGGGATGTATCAAGAGGTGCTGTTGATAATAT ATTTGAGATGCCACCACTTGCTCCTGGACCAGAAGATGAGAATAGATTGAAGAGTCCTAATCCTCACAAGGTCTATATGATGATGTTTCTTATTCATAGAACAAGACGACCAGATCCTGCTTTTATCAA GAAACTGACAGTAAGACAGGAAGGACCATCAACTCCTGGAACTGATTTAGAAGGGATCAAGGAAGGTGATGAAGACTCAGATGCTTCTTCATTTACTCAGAAAGAAAAG GTTGAAGATGAGGAAGGGATGGAGGAGGATACAAGGAGCCCAAGGGATGGAGAAACTGAAGACATGGATACTGCTATCCAAGATggagagaaggaagaagaaaagatggaagatgatgatgagatggagAGGTTAGGTTCTAAGCCAGAGAGTGAGCAGGATCCTAATGCTAAGATGTTGGTCACCGAGTATGATCCTATTCTTGTCTCGGTTCATGCAGATTCTTTCATTAGATTCTGGACTATGGAG gGAGAGGTTGTGAGGATGTTGAGTCCTATGACTAAGAGACAAGGTTCAGCTGTAACATCAATCTGTTCAGATCAAGATTGTAATATGATCATTACTGGTGATATGA AGGGTTACATAACAATGTGGAATGTTGCTGCACTCTTGGAGGACCCCCTAACAGATGATCAT GGAGCAGTACAGCAGCTGATAAGTTGGAGAGCTCACCTTAGTAAGATTGTTAGTCTGATCTATGTAGATAGGATGAAGATTATCATATCAGGATCAACAGATGGTTCAGTCAG GGTTTGGTATGGTGATGCACCCCAGAGGAGTCACTTTATGGGATTCTTTGGTCAACATAGACCATGGAACTACCCCAGTGCTGAAAGCTCAAGTGAACCTGTATTACCCTATGATATAGCTGAGAGACCCCTCCTGCCACCAAAGAGggagaatgagaagaagaaacaGAATACTCAGAGCTACGAGTATCCTCTCATCTTTGATAGTGACAA ATGGAAGCCATTCCGACGTTCAGCTTATCAACAGACCAGGAACAAGAAGATGGAGCCTGAAGATAAGAAGTTCTTTGAAGCACTTCAGAAGCCTCACTTCTACAATGATCATCTGAAGAGTTTCAAGACAGGAGAAATGAGTCTTGGAGCAGTGTTCAGAGCCCTACCAGTCTATAGG GTGAGTACACCTGAGAGATTAGAAACACCAGCCATGGAGTACAGTAAATCAGCTTTAGCCAACGATTCCTATTTATATGGACCACCTCCACCTAGGAACAACAGGGCTCCTTCACCTATTAAAGAAGTCTCAACAAAG CCAAGCAAAGGTCAGAGTCAGAAGAAAGGTACAGTTTCGCCCATAAGATCACCTCTTCCATCACCACGGCGACGAACAACAGACAAAACTCCAAGATGA